A single genomic interval of Oenanthe melanoleuca isolate GR-GAL-2019-014 chromosome 13, OMel1.0, whole genome shotgun sequence harbors:
- the SKP1 gene encoding S-phase kinase-associated protein 1 produces the protein MPSIKLQSSDGEIFEVDVEIAKQSVTIKTMLEDLGMDDEGDDDPVPLPNVNAAILKKVIQWCTHHKDDPPPPEDDENKEKRTDDIPVWDQEFLKVDQGTLFELILAANYLDIKGLLDVTCKTVANMIKGKTPEEIRKTFNIKNDFTEEEEAQVRKENQWCEEK, from the exons ATGCCTTCAATTAAACTGCAGAGCTCAGATGGAGAAATCTTTGAAGTTGATGTGGAAATTGCAAAACAGTCTGTGACTATAAAAACAATGCTGGAAG ATTTGGGAATGGATGATGAAGGTGATGATGACCCAGTCCCTCTTCCAAATGTTAATGCAGccattttaaaaaag GTGATTCAGTGGTGCACCCATCACAAGGATGATCCACCTCCTCCTGAGGATGATgagaacaaagaaaagagaacagaTGACATCCCTGTGTGGGATCAAGAGTTTCTGAAAGTAGACCAAGGAACACTTTTTGAACTTATCCTG GCTGCAAATTACTTGGACATCAAAGGTTTGCTGGATGTCACATGCAAGACAGTGGCAAACATGATCAAGGGGAAGACTCCAGAAGAAATTCGCAAGACATTCAATATTAAGAATGACTTCACTGAAGAGGAAGAAGCACAG GTGCGTAAAGAGAACCAGTGGTGTGAAGAGAAATGA